A single window of Jaculus jaculus isolate mJacJac1 chromosome 14, mJacJac1.mat.Y.cur, whole genome shotgun sequence DNA harbors:
- the C14H19orf54 gene encoding UPF0692 protein C19orf54 homolog isoform X1, with product MTSPCSFPGRPPLTPRTHDPQASITSPPPPLPPDPLDRAVPSPFCGLPSPTPPPPPLPPPPMKVAPPLIYGLEKSRLLKEALEKAGPAPKGREDVKRLLKQCKDRFRGDLQWILFCADLPSLIQEGPQCGLVALWMAAAVLKTPGGIPLETLVRVAMERGYTMQGEMFSVADMGKLAQETLGCQAELLCGGLGGPNRDCVLKHLIAGQPLLVPYDEDHNHAPCQKKGHKAHWAVSAGVLLGVRSVPSSGYVEDSQLPGLFHPVPGRPCQPPPLPEEDSPGTVFLLSKQGKSWHYQLWDYEQVRDSNLQLTDFSPARAADGRVYVVPAGGVQAGLCGQALLLSPRESSH from the exons ATGACTTCTCCGTGCTCTTTTCCCGGAAGACCCCCACTCACTCCAAGAACCCACGATCCCCAAGCCTCCATCACCTCACCACCACCTCCTCTTCCCCCAGATCCCTTGGACAGAGCTGTACCATCCCCTTTCTGTGGTCTCCCAAGCCCCActcccccaccacccccactTCCACCTCCGCCCATGAAAGTCGCTCCCCCACTCATCTATGGCCTGGAGAAGAGCCGGCTCCTGAAGGAGGCCTTGGAGAAGGCAGGCCCAGCCCCCAAGGGCAGAGAAGACGTGAAGAGACTCCTCAAACAGTGCAAAGACCG GTTCCGAGGTGACCTGCAGTGGATCCTGTTCTGTGCCGACCTGCCATCACTCATCCAGGAAGGCCCTCA ATGCGGGTTGGTGGCTCTGTGGATGGCAGCCGCTGTCCTGAAGACCCCAGGAGGCATTcccctggagaccctggtgcgggTGGCCATGGAGAGAGGCTACACAATGCAGGGAGAGATGTTCTCTG TGGCTGACATGGGCAAGCTGGCCCAGGAGACCTTGGGCTGCCAGGCTGAGCTGCTCTGTGGTGGCCTGGGTGGTCCCAACAGAGACTGTGTCCTGAAACACCTCATCGCGGGACAGCCCCTGCTCGTCCC CTACGACGAGGACCACAACCACGCGCCTTGTCAGAAGAAAGGCCACAAGGCCCACTGGGCAGTGAGCGCAG GGGTCCTGCTGGGTGTGCGGAGTGTGCCAAGCTCGGGCTACGTCGAAGACTCCCAGCTGCCAGGCCTGTTCCACCCAGTGCCTGGCAGGCCCTGCCAGCCGCCACCCTTGCCAGAGGAAGACTCCCCGGGCACAGTGTTCCTTCTCTCCAAACAGGGCAAGAGTTGGCACTATCAGCTGTGGGACTATGAGCAAGTCCGGGACAGCAACCTGCAGCTGACAGACTTCTCACCGGCCCGGGCTGCCGATGGCCGGGTGTACGTGGTGCCAGCCGGAGGGGTGCAGGCCGGCCTCTGTGGCCAGGCCCTGCTCCTGAGCCCACGGGAGTCGAGCCACTAG
- the C14H19orf54 gene encoding UPF0692 protein C19orf54 homolog isoform X2 yields MAAAVLKTPGGIPLETLVRVAMERGYTMQGEMFSVADMGKLAQETLGCQAELLCGGLGGPNRDCVLKHLIAGQPLLVPYDEDHNHAPCQKKGHKAHWAVSAGVLLGVRSVPSSGYVEDSQLPGLFHPVPGRPCQPPPLPEEDSPGTVFLLSKQGKSWHYQLWDYEQVRDSNLQLTDFSPARAADGRVYVVPAGGVQAGLCGQALLLSPRESSH; encoded by the exons ATGGCAGCCGCTGTCCTGAAGACCCCAGGAGGCATTcccctggagaccctggtgcgggTGGCCATGGAGAGAGGCTACACAATGCAGGGAGAGATGTTCTCTG TGGCTGACATGGGCAAGCTGGCCCAGGAGACCTTGGGCTGCCAGGCTGAGCTGCTCTGTGGTGGCCTGGGTGGTCCCAACAGAGACTGTGTCCTGAAACACCTCATCGCGGGACAGCCCCTGCTCGTCCC CTACGACGAGGACCACAACCACGCGCCTTGTCAGAAGAAAGGCCACAAGGCCCACTGGGCAGTGAGCGCAG GGGTCCTGCTGGGTGTGCGGAGTGTGCCAAGCTCGGGCTACGTCGAAGACTCCCAGCTGCCAGGCCTGTTCCACCCAGTGCCTGGCAGGCCCTGCCAGCCGCCACCCTTGCCAGAGGAAGACTCCCCGGGCACAGTGTTCCTTCTCTCCAAACAGGGCAAGAGTTGGCACTATCAGCTGTGGGACTATGAGCAAGTCCGGGACAGCAACCTGCAGCTGACAGACTTCTCACCGGCCCGGGCTGCCGATGGCCGGGTGTACGTGGTGCCAGCCGGAGGGGTGCAGGCCGGCCTCTGTGGCCAGGCCCTGCTCCTGAGCCCACGGGAGTCGAGCCACTAG